The DNA sequence ATGTGCCAGCACTGTGACTCGACCGTCTCTCGTCGCTCTGTCCTCTCCGCGACAGGGGCTATCGGCGTCGCCAGCCTCGCAGGGTGCCTCGGCGGCGGTGGTGGAAGCGGCAATGGTGACGTACCCGCCGCGATTGCGTTGACTGGAAACAAGCAGTGTGACGTCTGTGGAATGATTATCGAACAGCACCCCGGCCCAGTCGGCCAACTCTTCTACGCGGACAACGCTCCCGAGGGGCACGACAACCCTGCGTGGTTCTGTAGTGCGTGGGAGACGTTCGCCTACAACTTCGACAGAGAGAACGAGGGGTGGACGCTCTCGGTTGGATATCTCACGGATTACAGTTCGGCCGAGTACGAACTCTACGACGACGGCGGGTCGACGTTCATCGACGCGCACCTCGAACCAGAGGCGTTCGGACGGATGGACGAGTTGTTCTACGTCGCCGGGACGGATGTCAAGGGTGCGATGGGGAACGACCTCATCCCGTTTTCGGACGAGACGGATGCGGACACCTTCGCCGACGACCACGGTGGAGTCGTGTATCGAGAACGAGACATTTCTCGTGACCTTCTCGCTCAACTGTAACTCTCTCGCTCGTGGATGTGTCAGACAGAGGCAGTGGATAGCGGTTCTCAACCGTTGATTTTCGGTCGTTCTCGATTCTCTGGATTCGGAAACCAGACCCTCTTTATATTCTGACAGGGGTCGACTGTTCAGTTGTAAGGTGAATTACAATGGCCGCAACTGGACAAATTGAGATACTCGGCAACAGAATGGATTTCGACTACTCGCAGGGCGCGACGGGATACGTGCTCGTGCTCGTCCGCATCCTGACGGGCTACTGGTTCCTCAACGCGGGGATGGGCAAGTACCTCGCGGCAGAACCGTTCAGCGCTGCTGGCTGGCTGATGAACTCCAGCGGTCCCATCAGCGGCTTCCTCGCGTGGGCGGGCAGCACCCCGTGGATGCTCGAGTTCACGAACTTCATGATTCCGCTCGGCCAGACCCTCATCGGCCTCGGACTCCTCATCGGAGCACTCACCCGGCTCGCCGCCTTCTTCGGCGGCTTCCTGATGGTGTTCTTCTACCTGGGGAACGCCGACTGGGCGCACGGCTACGTCAACGGTGACCTCTTCGGTCTCATGATGTTCGCCATCATTGGCACCCTCGCCGCGGGCCGCATCCTCGGCGTCGACGCCATCATCGAGAAGACGGAGTTCGTCCAGCAACGCCCCGCCCTCAAGTACCTCCTCGGCTGAGGTACATGGGCAGCACTCCTCTTGCGGTCCTTCGCTGAGGATTGCAGAGACAGAACACGAACAGAGGCACAGTGGCACTTCTTCTGACACTCGAACACAGACGACCGAGTTCGGCCGACGTAGAATTGTTCTTGACAAACAATACTGTTAAGGCGGACGAGCGAGTACGAACGAGTACATGTCTGAATCCGAATTCGTCACCGACGAACCGATTCACGTCGAATCTGTCGAACACTTCCAGGAGCTCGTGGACCGCGACGGTGTCGTCCTCGTCGACTTCTACGCCGACTGGTGTGGCCCGTGTAAGATGCTCGAACCCATCGTCGAGAACATCGCTGCGGACACCGACGCTGTCGTGCTGAAAGTCGACACTGAAGAACTTGGCCAACTCTCCGCCGCCTATCAGGTCCAGAGTATCCCGAACGTCGTCTTCTTCGCCGATGGCGAACCCAAAAAGCGCGTCGTCGGTATGCGCGGCGAAGAAGTCCTCCGCTCCGTCGTCGAAGAACTCTCTTCGTAACTTCGAGGCGACTTTTCGACCCGGATTACGACATTGCTCTTGTAGAATAAGGGCAATA is a window from the Haloferax litoreum genome containing:
- a CDS encoding DoxX family protein — its product is MAATGQIEILGNRMDFDYSQGATGYVLVLVRILTGYWFLNAGMGKYLAAEPFSAAGWLMNSSGPISGFLAWAGSTPWMLEFTNFMIPLGQTLIGLGLLIGALTRLAAFFGGFLMVFFYLGNADWAHGYVNGDLFGLMMFAIIGTLAAGRILGVDAIIEKTEFVQQRPALKYLLG
- the trxA gene encoding thioredoxin; this translates as MSESEFVTDEPIHVESVEHFQELVDRDGVVLVDFYADWCGPCKMLEPIVENIAADTDAVVLKVDTEELGQLSAAYQVQSIPNVVFFADGEPKKRVVGMRGEEVLRSVVEELSS
- a CDS encoding nitrous oxide reductase accessory protein NosL, whose product is MCQHCDSTVSRRSVLSATGAIGVASLAGCLGGGGGSGNGDVPAAIALTGNKQCDVCGMIIEQHPGPVGQLFYADNAPEGHDNPAWFCSAWETFAYNFDRENEGWTLSVGYLTDYSSAEYELYDDGGSTFIDAHLEPEAFGRMDELFYVAGTDVKGAMGNDLIPFSDETDADTFADDHGGVVYRERDISRDLLAQL